A window of the Bradyrhizobium diazoefficiens genome harbors these coding sequences:
- a CDS encoding type II toxin-antitoxin system RelE/ParE family toxin encodes MAKRPLKSPRTEIDLTTIWDYIAADSPRAADTLLVRVEATFDMLAETPFAGRERSELRTGLRSFPVGNYVIFYVPTPDGVEVVRVMHGRQDIGADDMQ; translated from the coding sequence ATGGCAAAAAGACCGCTTAAGAGTCCGCGGACCGAGATCGACCTTACGACGATCTGGGACTACATCGCCGCAGATAGTCCGAGAGCGGCCGATACGCTGCTCGTCCGTGTCGAAGCAACATTCGACATGCTTGCCGAGACGCCGTTTGCCGGTCGCGAACGAAGCGAATTGCGAACAGGGTTGCGCAGCTTTCCGGTCGGCAACTACGTGATTTTCTACGTTCCAACACCAGACGGTGTCGAGGTCGTCCGCGTCATGCACGGCCGTCAGGATATCGGCGCCGACGACATGCAGTAG
- the obgE gene encoding GTPase ObgE, whose translation MKFLDEAKVYIRSGDGGNGCVAFRREKFIEFGGPSGGNGGRGGNVILEVADGLNTLIDYRYQQHFKAQKGENGSGSDRHGANGKNIVLKVPVGTQIFDEDRETLIHDFTNVGEKFVLAEGGNGGFGNAHFKTSTNRAPRNANPGQTGEERWIWLRLKLIADAGLVGMPNAGKSTFLSKVSAARPKIADYPFTTLHPQLGVVNADGREFVLADIPGLIEGAHEGTGLGDRFLGHVERCRVLLHLIDATCEHAGKAYKTVRKELDAYGGLLTDKIEIVALNKIDAVEPDELKKQKDRLKRAAKKTPLLLSGITGDGVKEALRALVDVIGEAPVSAKAKSAAEAEPWSA comes from the coding sequence ATGAAATTCCTCGACGAAGCAAAGGTCTATATCCGCTCCGGTGACGGCGGGAACGGCTGCGTGGCGTTCCGCCGCGAGAAGTTCATTGAATTCGGCGGTCCCTCCGGCGGCAATGGCGGCCGCGGCGGCAACGTCATCCTCGAGGTCGCCGACGGCCTCAACACGCTGATCGACTACCGCTACCAGCAGCACTTCAAGGCCCAGAAGGGCGAGAACGGCTCTGGCTCCGACCGCCATGGCGCCAACGGCAAGAACATCGTGCTGAAGGTCCCCGTGGGTACGCAGATCTTCGACGAAGATCGCGAGACCCTGATCCACGACTTCACCAATGTCGGCGAAAAGTTCGTGCTGGCCGAGGGCGGCAATGGCGGCTTCGGCAACGCGCATTTCAAGACCTCGACCAACCGCGCGCCGCGCAACGCCAATCCCGGCCAGACCGGCGAGGAACGCTGGATCTGGCTGCGGCTGAAGCTGATCGCCGATGCCGGTCTCGTCGGCATGCCCAATGCCGGCAAGTCGACCTTCCTCTCCAAGGTCAGTGCGGCGCGGCCGAAGATCGCCGACTATCCCTTCACCACGCTGCATCCGCAGCTCGGCGTCGTGAACGCCGACGGCCGCGAATTCGTGCTCGCCGACATTCCCGGCCTGATCGAAGGCGCCCATGAAGGTACCGGCCTCGGCGACCGCTTCCTTGGCCATGTCGAGCGCTGCCGCGTGCTGTTGCATCTGATCGACGCGACCTGCGAGCATGCCGGCAAGGCGTACAAGACCGTGCGCAAGGAGCTCGACGCCTATGGCGGGCTGCTCACCGACAAGATCGAGATCGTCGCGCTGAACAAGATCGATGCAGTCGAGCCGGACGAGCTGAAGAAGCAGAAGGACCGGCTGAAGCGTGCCGCGAAGAAGACACCGCTGCTGCTCTCCGGCATCACCGGCGACGGCGTCAAGGAAGCGTTGCGCGCACTTGTGGATGTGATCGGCGAGGCCCCGGTGTCAGCCAAGGCCAAGAGCGCGGCCGAAGCGGAGCCGTGGTCGGCTTAA
- the rplU gene encoding 50S ribosomal protein L21: MFAVIKTGGRQYRVVPDDVLEVGKIEGEVGTIVQLSEVLVVGGDTPVLGLPTVAGASVAVEVLDHKRGPKVIAFKKRRRKNSRRKRGYRDEITVVRVSEILTDNAKPTKGPRPKREKVAKEAAKEADAA; encoded by the coding sequence ATGTTCGCAGTCATCAAAACCGGCGGCCGGCAGTATCGCGTCGTTCCGGATGATGTTCTGGAAGTAGGCAAGATCGAAGGCGAAGTCGGCACGATCGTGCAGCTGAGCGAAGTCCTGGTGGTCGGCGGTGATACGCCGGTGCTGGGTCTGCCCACGGTTGCCGGCGCATCCGTCGCCGTCGAGGTGCTCGACCACAAGCGCGGGCCGAAGGTCATCGCCTTCAAAAAGCGCCGCCGCAAGAATTCGCGCCGCAAGCGCGGCTACCGCGACGAGATCACGGTCGTGCGCGTCAGCGAGATCCTGACTGACAACGCCAAGCCCACCAAGGGCCCGCGTCCGAAGAGGGAAAAGGTCGCAAAGGAAGCGGCCAAGGAAGCCGACGCCGCATAA
- a CDS encoding alpha/beta fold hydrolase: MEHLTISANGAKFHVVRAGAGKPLLLLHGWPEFWLTWEPVISRLSDRFMLIAPDLRGFGDSDKPDGAFGPDGHAADMLGLMDGLGIDRFAVVGHDVGGAAMQPLARRAPERLAGLFFFDFVYPGIGPRMAAPDRLNHIWYQSFHQMEMAPALVGASRESCRLYIAHFLQNWAHRKNVFDDVLDLFGDNFFRDGNLAGGFAHYRASHSARVAMMKGEAPLLPPIDVPTCVRWAEHDPLFPYAWTDRLGETFAELDLAMFPGVGHFPHREDPDRAATEIAAFFQRIGWS, encoded by the coding sequence ATGGAGCACCTGACGATCTCCGCCAATGGCGCCAAATTCCATGTGGTCCGCGCCGGGGCCGGAAAACCGCTGCTTTTGCTGCATGGTTGGCCGGAATTCTGGTTGACCTGGGAGCCGGTGATCTCCAGGCTTTCGGACCGTTTCATGCTGATCGCGCCGGATCTGCGCGGCTTTGGCGACAGCGACAAGCCGGACGGGGCTTTTGGGCCGGACGGCCATGCGGCCGACATGCTGGGACTGATGGACGGGCTCGGCATCGACCGATTCGCCGTGGTTGGCCACGACGTCGGCGGCGCGGCGATGCAGCCGCTGGCCCGGCGGGCGCCGGAGCGGCTCGCGGGGCTGTTCTTCTTCGATTTCGTCTATCCCGGCATCGGGCCGCGGATGGCGGCGCCGGACCGGCTCAACCACATCTGGTATCAATCCTTTCACCAGATGGAGATGGCGCCCGCGCTCGTCGGCGCGAGCCGCGAGAGCTGCCGGCTCTATATCGCGCACTTCCTGCAGAATTGGGCCCACCGCAAGAACGTGTTCGACGACGTCCTTGACCTCTTCGGCGACAATTTCTTTAGGGATGGCAACCTTGCCGGCGGCTTTGCGCATTATCGGGCGTCGCATTCGGCGCGCGTCGCGATGATGAAGGGCGAAGCGCCGCTTTTGCCGCCGATCGATGTGCCGACTTGCGTGCGCTGGGCCGAGCACGATCCGCTGTTTCCCTATGCCTGGACCGACCGACTGGGAGAGACGTTTGCCGAACTCGATCTCGCGATGTTCCCGGGCGTCGGACACTTCCCCCACCGTGAGGATCCGGATCGCGCGGCGACGGAGATCGCGGCGTTCTTTCAGCGCATCGGCTGGAGTTGA
- a CDS encoding GNAT family N-acetyltransferase, which produces MLQDFSSVTLREARPSVVATERLTLRRPTLADVRTIARLANDRRVAENTRRLPHPYSQDDAVEFIRATSALGSETVFLIEHDSGPVGMVGIDRSTPDNAELGYWLGVEHWGQGFATEAARGAIDFFFEEFEDDHLYAGARVTNPASRNVLEKCGFQWSGVQLHRFLALGSSTPVDCFRLSRGVWSSLKSWSSARRMR; this is translated from the coding sequence ATGTTGCAGGATTTCTCGAGCGTGACCTTGCGAGAGGCGAGACCCAGCGTCGTCGCCACCGAGCGGCTGACCTTGCGGCGGCCGACCCTCGCCGACGTCAGGACCATCGCCCGCCTCGCCAACGACCGCCGAGTCGCGGAAAATACCCGCCGCCTCCCGCATCCCTATTCGCAGGACGACGCCGTCGAATTCATCCGCGCCACGTCCGCGCTCGGCAGCGAGACCGTGTTCCTGATCGAGCACGACAGCGGCCCGGTCGGCATGGTCGGTATCGACCGCTCCACGCCCGACAATGCCGAGCTCGGCTACTGGCTCGGCGTCGAGCATTGGGGCCAGGGCTTTGCCACCGAGGCCGCGCGCGGCGCCATCGACTTCTTCTTCGAGGAGTTCGAGGACGACCATCTCTATGCGGGCGCGCGCGTCACCAATCCGGCCTCGCGCAACGTGCTGGAGAAGTGCGGCTTCCAGTGGAGCGGCGTGCAGCTGCACCGCTTCCTGGCGCTGGGCTCGTCGACGCCGGTCGACTGCTTCCGCTTGTCGCGCGGGGTGTGGTCGTCGCTGAAGAGCTGGAGCAGTGCGCGGCGGATGAGGTAG
- a CDS encoding ROK family protein has product MATDELVKTTGIAQHGASRLPSVDVDSFNIEIKDDEGFLGDRASKGAFREILEEWRKPLRKSGEDPFGDEPSDKISKKALDAVLVGDDTEATAVVHSAIEDFAQELAYVTRRFLKTKAWAKTECIVVGGGFRASRLGEIAIARAEIILKSEGFKVDLVPIRTDPDDAGLIGAVHLAPSWIFEAYDSILAVDIGGTNIRCGIVETRWKKAPDLSKAIVFKSDLWRHASDEPSREAAVKRLVKMLEGLIEDAEAEGFKLAPFIGIACPGVINEDGSIEKGAQNLPGNWESSKFNLPASLVAAIPRIGEHDTAVVMHNDGVVQGLSEVPFMQHVERWGVLTIGTGLGNARFTNRRNDKNGGNGKDRDTTDNGKKKAKENNKNG; this is encoded by the coding sequence ATGGCAACGGACGAATTGGTCAAGACGACGGGCATCGCCCAGCACGGGGCGAGCCGGCTGCCGTCGGTCGATGTCGACAGCTTCAACATCGAGATCAAGGACGACGAGGGCTTTCTCGGCGACCGCGCCAGCAAGGGCGCGTTTCGCGAAATCCTCGAAGAGTGGCGCAAGCCGCTCCGCAAGAGCGGCGAGGACCCCTTCGGCGACGAGCCATCCGACAAGATCAGCAAGAAGGCGCTCGACGCCGTTCTGGTCGGCGACGATACGGAGGCCACGGCCGTCGTGCACAGCGCGATCGAAGACTTCGCGCAGGAGCTCGCTTACGTCACACGGCGATTCCTCAAGACCAAGGCATGGGCCAAAACCGAGTGCATCGTGGTCGGCGGCGGCTTTCGCGCCAGCCGGCTCGGCGAAATTGCCATTGCCCGGGCCGAGATCATCCTCAAATCGGAGGGCTTCAAGGTCGATCTGGTGCCGATCCGCACCGATCCGGATGATGCCGGCCTGATCGGAGCCGTGCATCTCGCGCCGTCCTGGATTTTCGAGGCCTATGACAGCATCCTCGCGGTCGATATCGGCGGAACCAACATCCGCTGCGGGATCGTCGAGACCCGCTGGAAGAAGGCGCCGGATCTGTCCAAGGCGATCGTCTTCAAATCCGATCTGTGGCGCCATGCCAGCGATGAGCCGAGCCGCGAGGCCGCGGTGAAGCGGCTGGTCAAGATGCTCGAAGGCCTCATCGAGGACGCCGAAGCCGAGGGCTTCAAGCTCGCGCCCTTCATCGGCATCGCCTGTCCCGGCGTGATCAACGAGGACGGCTCCATCGAAAAAGGCGCGCAGAACCTGCCGGGCAATTGGGAGAGCAGCAAATTCAACCTGCCGGCGAGCCTGGTCGCGGCTATCCCGCGGATCGGCGAGCACGACACCGCGGTCGTGATGCACAATGACGGCGTGGTTCAGGGCCTCTCCGAGGTGCCGTTCATGCAGCATGTCGAGCGCTGGGGCGTGCTCACCATCGGCACCGGCCTCGGCAATGCGCGCTTCACCAATCGCCGCAACGACAAGAATGGTGGCAACGGCAAGGACCGCGATACTACGGACAATGGGAAGAAGAAAGCCAAGGAAAACAACAAGAACGGCTAG
- a CDS encoding type II toxin-antitoxin system ParD family antitoxin: MASSYSIGKHFEDLIDNLVESGRYATASEVMREGLRLVEEREERRQVKLEALREEIQKGFDSGPMEEVGDMFERIKSEGRKRLAAKNGKKTA, encoded by the coding sequence ATGGCGAGCAGTTACAGCATTGGCAAGCATTTCGAGGACCTGATCGACAATCTGGTCGAGAGCGGCCGCTACGCCACCGCGAGCGAGGTCATGCGCGAAGGCCTTCGCCTGGTCGAGGAGCGCGAGGAGCGGCGTCAGGTCAAGTTGGAGGCGCTGCGAGAGGAAATCCAGAAGGGCTTTGACAGCGGGCCGATGGAAGAGGTCGGCGACATGTTCGAGCGGATCAAGTCAGAAGGTCGGAAGCGACTGGCGGCCAAAAATGGCAAAAAGACCGCTTAA
- a CDS encoding Bug family tripartite tricarboxylate transporter substrate binding protein: MDRRKFMARCLAGGLGGGLGLPLLAQVGEARAQAGLSKVIFPFAAGAGGDTLCRLIAQEIAPVLQRTVVVENRTGGDGLIGIKSVKGASPDGSMVLVTTGPTMYLLPMVETTPSFDTAKDFMPVSLLARFEFALVIGPGIDASDFKGFVAWLKAHADKTSFGVPSNGTIPHFMGSKLEKDLGIPLTRVPYRGSAPILNDIIGGHISFGITTLADALPQHRAKGVKIIAVASAERSPFAPDVPTLKESGIDLVADAWYGMWLPAGSPPEFASKLGAAASAALAKAEVKEKLTAIGLIPVGSNADGLTKELAANIALWQPIVKATGYKIEN; the protein is encoded by the coding sequence ATGGATCGCCGCAAATTCATGGCCAGATGTCTTGCAGGAGGGCTTGGAGGAGGTCTTGGGTTGCCGCTGCTGGCACAGGTCGGTGAGGCCCGGGCGCAGGCCGGGCTGAGCAAAGTTATCTTCCCGTTCGCGGCGGGAGCGGGCGGCGACACGCTGTGCCGGTTGATCGCGCAGGAGATCGCGCCGGTGTTGCAACGGACCGTCGTGGTCGAGAACCGCACCGGCGGCGACGGCCTGATCGGCATCAAATCGGTGAAAGGGGCAAGCCCCGACGGCAGCATGGTGCTGGTGACGACGGGGCCGACCATGTATCTGCTGCCGATGGTGGAGACGACGCCGAGCTTCGATACGGCGAAGGATTTCATGCCGGTGTCCCTGCTGGCGCGGTTCGAGTTCGCGCTCGTGATCGGTCCGGGGATCGATGCCTCCGATTTCAAGGGATTCGTCGCATGGCTGAAAGCACATGCTGACAAGACGTCGTTCGGAGTGCCGAGCAACGGCACCATTCCGCATTTCATGGGCTCCAAGCTCGAGAAGGATCTCGGCATTCCGCTGACGCGCGTGCCTTATCGCGGCAGCGCGCCGATCCTCAACGATATCATTGGCGGCCACATTTCCTTTGGGATCACCACGCTGGCGGATGCGCTGCCGCAGCATCGCGCCAAGGGCGTGAAGATCATTGCGGTCGCGAGCGCCGAGCGGTCGCCGTTCGCTCCCGACGTTCCGACGCTCAAGGAGAGCGGCATCGATCTCGTTGCGGATGCCTGGTACGGCATGTGGCTTCCCGCCGGCAGTCCGCCGGAATTCGCAAGCAAGCTCGGCGCGGCCGCGAGCGCAGCGTTGGCCAAGGCCGAGGTGAAGGAGAAGCTCACCGCGATCGGACTGATTCCAGTCGGCAGCAACGCAGATGGACTGACCAAGGAGCTCGCAGCGAACATCGCGTTGTGGCAACCGATCGTGAAGGCGACGGGGTACAAGATCGAGAATTGA
- the proB gene encoding glutamate 5-kinase — protein MASPELSQFRRIVVKVGSALLVDSDRGEVRASWLAALADDMAKLHQEGRDVLVVSSGSIALGRSRLKLPRGPLKLEESQAAAAVGQIALARIWSEVLGAHGIGAGQILVTLQDTEERRRYLNARSTIGKLLEWRAIPVINENDTVATNEIRYGDNDRLAARVATMASADLLVLLSDIDGLYDAPPKNNPNARLIPVVDSISSEIEAVAGDAESELSRGGMRTKVEAAKIATTGGTHMLIASGKIEHPLQAIANGGRCTWFLTPANPITSRKRWIAGTLEPKGTLTIDAGAVTALRAGASLLPAGVIKVEGQFARGDAVIVRGPDASEVGRGLIAYDAEVAERIKGRSSPDVMAILGISGRSEMIHRDDLVVGG, from the coding sequence ATGGCCAGCCCCGAACTCAGTCAATTCCGCCGCATCGTCGTCAAGGTCGGCTCCGCGCTGCTGGTCGATTCCGACAGGGGTGAAGTGCGTGCATCCTGGCTCGCCGCGCTCGCGGACGACATGGCTAAGCTGCACCAGGAAGGGCGTGACGTCCTCGTCGTCTCCTCCGGCTCGATCGCGCTCGGCCGCAGCCGGCTCAAGCTGCCGCGCGGGCCGCTGAAGCTGGAGGAGAGTCAGGCCGCCGCGGCCGTCGGCCAGATCGCGCTGGCGCGGATCTGGTCCGAGGTCCTTGGCGCGCACGGCATCGGCGCCGGCCAGATTTTGGTGACGCTGCAGGACACCGAGGAGCGCCGCCGCTATCTCAACGCCCGCTCCACCATCGGCAAGCTCCTGGAGTGGCGCGCGATCCCTGTGATCAACGAGAACGACACGGTCGCCACCAACGAAATCCGTTACGGTGACAACGACCGTCTCGCCGCCCGCGTCGCCACCATGGCGAGCGCCGATTTGCTGGTGCTGTTGTCCGACATCGACGGGCTCTACGACGCGCCGCCGAAGAACAATCCGAACGCCAGGCTCATTCCTGTCGTCGACAGCATCTCCTCGGAGATCGAGGCGGTGGCGGGAGACGCCGAGTCCGAACTGTCGCGTGGCGGCATGCGCACCAAGGTCGAGGCGGCCAAGATCGCCACCACCGGCGGCACGCATATGCTGATTGCGTCCGGCAAGATCGAGCATCCGCTGCAGGCGATCGCCAATGGCGGCCGCTGCACCTGGTTCCTGACGCCGGCCAATCCCATCACCTCGCGCAAGCGCTGGATCGCGGGCACGCTGGAACCGAAGGGCACGCTGACCATCGACGCCGGTGCGGTAACGGCGCTGCGCGCCGGCGCCAGCCTGCTGCCGGCCGGCGTGATCAAGGTCGAGGGCCAGTTCGCCCGCGGTGACGCCGTGATCGTCCGCGGCCCCGACGCCAGCGAGGTCGGCCGCGGCCTGATCGCCTATGACGCCGAGGTCGCCGAGCGGATCAAGGGCCGCTCGTCCCCGGACGTGATGGCCATCCTTGGCATCAGCGGGAGATCGGAGATGATCCACCGCGACGATCTCGTGGTGGGTGGGTAA
- a CDS encoding DMT family transporter, producing the protein MPFFKNLSAYDDRSARLAGIALMVLSIFMFSFGDAMGKFLVGTYSVGQLLFLRACAALLLLSPLIWRQRHQFLQLERPRLQLFRVVLSTLEVAAFFLATVYLPLADVITYYLAGPIFVTAMSAIFLGEKVGWRRWTAILIGFSGVLIALRPSAQTVSLPALIALGGSLSFATLMLITRSLRKTPDIVMASSQFIGTFSLGAVLSAYHWVPPTPGSLVFFALAGCISVTALFCVNRSLKLAPASVVVPYQYSMIVWAVIFGFAVFGDVPQVATIVGAVIIIGAGFYIYLRERDLGRAGEEVNPPV; encoded by the coding sequence ATGCCCTTCTTCAAGAATCTCTCCGCCTATGACGACCGTTCGGCACGGCTGGCCGGCATCGCCCTCATGGTGCTGTCGATCTTCATGTTCTCGTTCGGCGATGCCATGGGCAAGTTCCTGGTGGGCACCTATTCGGTGGGGCAGCTCTTGTTCCTGCGCGCCTGCGCGGCGCTGCTGCTGTTGTCGCCGCTGATCTGGCGGCAGCGTCATCAGTTCCTGCAGCTGGAGCGGCCGCGCCTGCAGCTGTTTCGCGTCGTGCTGTCAACGCTGGAAGTGGCCGCCTTCTTCCTCGCGACGGTCTATCTGCCGCTCGCCGACGTCATCACCTATTACCTCGCCGGCCCCATCTTCGTCACCGCGATGTCGGCGATCTTTCTGGGCGAGAAGGTCGGCTGGCGGCGGTGGACGGCGATTCTGATCGGCTTCTCCGGCGTGCTGATCGCGCTGCGCCCATCGGCGCAGACGGTGAGCCTGCCGGCGCTGATCGCGCTCGGCGGCAGCCTGTCGTTTGCAACCCTGATGCTGATCACGCGCAGCCTGCGCAAGACGCCCGATATCGTGATGGCGTCCTCGCAATTCATCGGCACGTTTTCGCTGGGCGCGGTGCTGTCGGCCTACCACTGGGTGCCGCCGACCCCTGGCAGCCTCGTGTTCTTCGCGCTGGCGGGATGCATCTCGGTGACGGCGCTGTTCTGCGTCAACCGGTCGCTGAAGCTCGCGCCGGCGAGCGTGGTGGTGCCCTACCAATATTCGATGATCGTCTGGGCCGTGATCTTCGGCTTCGCAGTGTTTGGCGATGTGCCACAGGTGGCGACGATTGTCGGTGCCGTGATCATCATCGGCGCCGGGTTCTACATTTATCTTCGAGAGCGCGATCTCGGCCGTGCCGGCGAAGAGGTGAATCCGCCGGTGTAG
- a CDS encoding alkaline phosphatase family protein, whose product MARAKNVLWIMCDQLRYDYLGCTGHPTLKTPNIDAMARRGVLFSKAYVQSPICGPSRMSFYTGRYMRSHGSHWNGWPLRVGEPTLGDHLKTIGVRNVLVGKTHMAPDLEGMKALGIPPESMIGVHVAECGFEPYERDDGLHPTGRPRPKYDEYLRQQGFEATNPWEHWANSGAAEDGSLQNGWLLVHADKPARVPDEHSETPYMTRRAMDFISEAETDGRPWCLHLSYIKPHWPYIAPEPYASMYSTSDMIPVIRSERERQNPHPVFGAYMDMRYSRNMARDDAREKVIPTYMGLITQIDDQMGVLMKFLEERDLLETTMIVFTSDHGDYLGDHWMGEKDLFHEQSAKIPLIIIDPSKEADATRGTRSDALVESIDLAPTFVDYFGGKVPGHILEGRSLLPLMRGPTPGDWRKVAFSEYDYAMQDVRLKLNQPIERCRLFMVFDGRWKYIHASGFRPMLYDLETDPEEFLDRGDDPECAGIIARLQAELFDWVLHPNDHITTPREKIANYADSQLQVKGGILIGVWDEKELASIKDGIAQRAKM is encoded by the coding sequence ATGGCGCGCGCAAAAAACGTTCTCTGGATCATGTGCGACCAGCTTCGCTATGATTATCTCGGCTGCACCGGCCATCCCACGCTGAAGACGCCGAACATCGACGCCATGGCCAGGCGTGGCGTGCTGTTCTCGAAGGCTTATGTGCAGTCGCCGATCTGCGGCCCGTCGCGGATGTCGTTCTACACCGGCCGCTACATGCGCTCGCACGGCTCGCACTGGAACGGCTGGCCGCTGCGCGTCGGTGAGCCCACGCTCGGCGATCACCTCAAGACAATCGGCGTGCGCAACGTGCTGGTCGGCAAGACCCACATGGCGCCCGACCTCGAAGGCATGAAGGCGCTCGGCATCCCGCCGGAATCGATGATCGGCGTGCATGTCGCCGAGTGCGGCTTCGAGCCTTATGAGCGCGACGACGGCCTGCACCCGACCGGCCGGCCGCGCCCGAAATACGACGAATATCTGCGCCAGCAGGGTTTTGAAGCCACGAACCCGTGGGAGCACTGGGCCAATTCAGGCGCAGCCGAAGACGGCTCGTTGCAGAACGGCTGGCTGCTGGTGCATGCCGACAAGCCCGCGCGCGTGCCGGACGAGCATTCCGAGACGCCCTACATGACGCGGCGCGCGATGGACTTCATCAGCGAGGCCGAGACCGACGGCCGGCCGTGGTGCCTGCATCTGTCTTACATCAAGCCGCACTGGCCCTACATCGCGCCAGAACCCTATGCGAGCATGTACTCGACATCAGACATGATCCCGGTGATCCGCTCCGAGCGCGAGCGGCAGAATCCGCATCCGGTGTTCGGCGCCTACATGGACATGCGCTACTCCCGCAACATGGCCCGCGATGATGCCCGCGAGAAGGTGATCCCGACCTATATGGGCCTGATCACGCAGATCGACGACCAGATGGGCGTGCTGATGAAGTTCCTGGAGGAACGCGACCTGCTGGAAACGACGATGATCGTGTTCACCTCCGATCACGGCGATTATCTCGGCGATCACTGGATGGGCGAGAAGGATCTGTTCCACGAGCAGTCGGCAAAGATCCCGCTGATCATCATCGATCCCTCCAAGGAAGCCGACGCGACGCGCGGCACGCGCAGCGACGCGCTGGTGGAAAGCATCGATCTCGCGCCGACCTTCGTCGATTATTTCGGCGGCAAGGTGCCGGGCCACATCCTGGAAGGGCGCTCGCTGCTGCCGCTGATGCGCGGCCCGACGCCGGGCGATTGGCGCAAGGTCGCATTCTCCGAATACGACTACGCCATGCAGGATGTCCGGCTGAAGCTGAACCAGCCGATCGAGCGCTGCCGCCTGTTCATGGTGTTCGACGGTCGCTGGAAATATATCCACGCCTCCGGCTTCCGCCCGATGCTGTACGACCTCGAAACCGATCCGGAAGAGTTTTTGGATCGCGGCGACGACCCCGAATGCGCCGGCATCATCGCGCGGTTGCAGGCCGAGCTATTCGACTGGGTCCTGCATCCGAACGACCACATCACCACGCCGCGCGAGAAGATCGCGAATTATGCCGATAGCCAGCTCCAGGTGAAGGGCGGGATTTTGATCGGCGTTTGGGATGAGAAAGAGCTGGCGTCGATCAAGGACGGCATCGCCCAGCGCGCGAAGATGTGA
- the rpmA gene encoding 50S ribosomal protein L27, whose translation MAHKKAGGSSRNGRDSKGKRLGVKVFGGEHVIPGNIIARQRGTTWHPGLNVGMGTDHTLFAKIEGRVEFQAKANGRTFVAVLPLAEAAE comes from the coding sequence ATGGCTCACAAAAAAGCAGGCGGTTCATCGCGCAACGGTCGCGATTCAAAGGGTAAGCGCCTTGGCGTCAAGGTGTTCGGCGGGGAGCACGTGATTCCCGGCAACATTATTGCACGTCAGCGCGGCACCACCTGGCATCCCGGCCTTAATGTCGGCATGGGCACTGACCACACTCTGTTCGCCAAGATCGAGGGTCGTGTTGAATTCCAGGCCAAAGCCAACGGACGCACCTTTGTAGCGGTGCTCCCGCTCGCAGAGGCTGCTGAATAG